In one window of Maribacter sp. BPC-D8 DNA:
- a CDS encoding acyltransferase, protein MQIIKNIFFFIKVVLRIPKDYIKKNKIHYTTKISNNTLISDSKIGKENYIACNTVIINTKIGNYSSIAPGVQIGGMQHSYWWASTSPRLSKHCVYDKVTTIGNDVWIAAGCIIKQGVTIGDGAVIGAMSFVNTDIPENSIYFGSPAKFYKKRLSDDTFKSIKESNYWNLNPAEAIKILNQLEHEHSIPTSILHNT, encoded by the coding sequence ATGCAAATAATTAAAAATATATTCTTTTTTATAAAAGTAGTATTAAGAATACCTAAAGATTATATCAAAAAAAACAAAATTCATTACACTACTAAAATTAGTAATAATACGTTAATCTCTGATTCAAAAATTGGCAAAGAAAATTACATTGCCTGTAATACTGTAATAATAAATACCAAGATAGGTAATTATTCATCTATAGCTCCTGGCGTACAAATAGGTGGTATGCAACATTCATATTGGTGGGCAAGTACATCACCAAGGTTAAGTAAGCATTGTGTTTATGATAAAGTTACAACAATTGGCAATGACGTTTGGATAGCAGCAGGTTGTATAATAAAACAGGGGGTAACTATTGGAGATGGTGCGGTAATAGGTGCTATGTCTTTTGTTAATACAGATATACCAGAAAATTCAATTTATTTCGGAAGCCCGGCAAAATTTTACAAAAAACGATTAAGTGATGATACTTTTAAAAGCATAAAAGAATCTAATTATTGGAATTTAAATCCAGCGGAAGCAATTAAAATATTAAACCAACTTGAGCATGAACATTCTATACCTACATCAATACTTCACAACACCTGA
- a CDS encoding glycosyltransferase family 4 protein codes for MILHICNDFSLTKVHSNLYKSIDDLNIPQVIFNPVRDTTPIGNNNINFKTNNSRILYSDKLKKTHKFLYRSKISFLFKDLISKIDISKIKISHATTLFSDGGLSYLLKKKYNIPYIVAIRSTDLEVFLKYRPDLIFKAKNILKEAEQIIFISDSLQKKFYQHPLILGDKKFLKSKSKVIYNGIDNFWLDNQEKKKQIVPFKILYVGRLIPRKNLIKLANVVIDLNKSGYNLELNIVGSGGEDEKKIEELALKYKDTFNLLGKVNDKNKLKDIYNENHIFAMPSKGETFGLVYIESLSQGLPLLYLENDGIDNVFNFAVGEKCKIDDYEQIKISLINLIDNYKEYNLDKIDFSLFRWSNIATKYTQLYKKHANN; via the coding sequence ATGATTTTACATATTTGTAATGATTTTTCATTAACAAAGGTTCACAGTAACCTATATAAATCTATAGATGATTTAAATATTCCTCAAGTAATATTTAATCCTGTAAGAGATACGACGCCAATAGGGAATAACAATATAAATTTTAAAACCAATAATAGTAGAATTCTATATTCCGATAAGCTAAAAAAAACACATAAATTTTTATATCGAAGTAAAATTTCGTTTTTATTTAAAGATTTGATTTCAAAAATTGATATTTCAAAAATTAAAATATCGCATGCAACTACTTTATTTAGTGATGGAGGTTTATCTTATTTACTTAAAAAAAAATATAACATACCTTATATTGTAGCCATTAGATCGACAGATTTAGAAGTGTTTCTAAAATATCGTCCTGATTTAATATTTAAAGCCAAAAATATTTTAAAAGAAGCCGAACAAATTATTTTTATAAGTGATTCTTTACAAAAGAAATTTTATCAACACCCTTTAATTTTAGGTGATAAAAAGTTTTTAAAAAGTAAGTCTAAGGTAATTTACAATGGTATCGATAATTTTTGGCTTGATAATCAAGAAAAGAAAAAACAAATTGTTCCCTTCAAAATTCTTTACGTCGGAAGGTTAATACCACGAAAAAACTTAATCAAATTAGCCAATGTCGTTATCGATTTAAACAAATCTGGTTACAATCTTGAATTAAATATTGTTGGTTCTGGCGGTGAAGATGAAAAAAAAATAGAAGAACTAGCTCTTAAATATAAAGACACCTTTAATTTATTAGGTAAAGTAAATGATAAGAATAAACTAAAGGATATCTATAATGAAAATCATATTTTCGCAATGCCTTCGAAAGGCGAAACTTTTGGTTTAGTATATATTGAAAGTTTATCTCAAGGCTTACCATTACTTTATTTAGAAAATGATGGAATCGATAATGTTTTTAATTTTGCTGTAGGCGAAAAATGTAAAATTGATGATTATGAACAGATTAAGATAAGTCTGATAAATCTTATAGATAATTACAAAGAATATAATTTAGACAAAATAGATTTCTCTTTATTTCGTTGGAGTAATATAGCAACGAAATACACCCAACTTTATAAGAAACATGCAAATAATTAA
- a CDS encoding peptidoglycan bridge formation glycyltransferase FemA/FemB family protein, which translates to MIETIKQKEEWVKQLELIGNTDFYFTYDYHQLSKNDHENPVLLKYTEGNCIILLPLLIRNINGTSHNDATSVYGYAGILSNINESSFDVSKFQDKLHSYFMDNKIITVFSRLHPFIDNQEPLISGLGEVTDQGMVVYLDLSLPIEVQRANFNRRLKTYLNKARKVCTVSEGNHQDDLDCFIDLYHENMRRVDATDSYFFDKTYFDRIMASEDYTPQLMICRENESQKIIGAAIFIKKDNIVQYHLSGLDADFYELNPIKLIIDEMRLISTAEGYQLLNLGGGRGGSNEDSLFRFKSGFSKEFKNFRLWKYIVNQEIYNELTNEKFAQYPEIDKNQINYFPKYRATLSKEINTLEV; encoded by the coding sequence ATGATTGAGACAATTAAACAAAAAGAAGAATGGGTAAAACAATTAGAACTAATTGGTAATACAGATTTTTATTTTACGTATGATTATCACCAATTATCTAAAAATGATCACGAAAACCCAGTTTTATTAAAATATACAGAAGGAAATTGTATTATCTTATTACCACTGCTAATTAGAAATATAAACGGTACTTCACATAACGATGCAACATCGGTATACGGTTATGCTGGTATTTTATCCAATATAAATGAAAGCTCTTTTGATGTATCTAAATTTCAAGATAAGCTTCACAGCTATTTTATGGATAATAAAATTATAACTGTCTTTTCTAGACTACATCCATTTATAGACAATCAAGAGCCCTTAATTTCAGGTTTAGGAGAAGTTACCGACCAAGGAATGGTTGTATATCTCGACTTATCATTACCCATTGAAGTACAACGAGCTAATTTCAATAGACGATTAAAAACCTACTTAAACAAAGCGCGTAAAGTGTGTACGGTTTCTGAAGGTAATCACCAAGATGACTTAGATTGTTTTATCGATTTGTATCATGAAAACATGAGACGTGTTGATGCAACAGATAGTTATTTCTTTGATAAAACATATTTTGATCGTATTATGGCAAGTGAAGACTACACACCTCAATTAATGATATGCAGAGAAAACGAAAGTCAAAAAATAATTGGTGCTGCTATTTTTATAAAAAAAGATAATATTGTTCAATATCACTTATCTGGTTTAGATGCAGATTTCTACGAATTAAATCCTATCAAACTTATTATTGACGAAATGCGACTTATAAGTACGGCTGAAGGTTATCAATTATTAAATTTAGGTGGCGGTAGAGGCGGTAGCAATGAAGATTCTTTATTTCGCTTCAAAAGTGGGTTTTCAAAAGAATTTAAAAACTTTAGACTTTGGAAATATATTGTAAATCAAGAAATATATAACGAATTGACAAATGAAAAATTCGCACAATATCCTGAGATAGATAAAAATCAAATTAATTACTTCCCAAAATATAGAGCAACTCTATCCAAAGAAATCAACACTTTAGAGGTTTAG
- a CDS encoding IS30 family transposase, whose amino-acid sequence MCRELKRNIPQRGRTAGEYIGEHAQAKTDSRHACKQKKVVLSERLKKRIEGLLKYEKWSPELISKRLSKESEECVSHETIYKWIWIAKHSNHREHKNYKKLYIHLRHTGRRQKRNNKQDRRGAITGRIVIDVRPEVVGKRSRIGDIEVDLMMGSNHKSALLVMTDRTTLITMIEKLKSKNADEVYEKMNRRLTNFSTSWIKTITFDNGK is encoded by the coding sequence ATTTGTCGTGAGCTTAAACGAAATATTCCACAGCGTGGTAGAACAGCTGGAGAATATATAGGCGAACATGCACAGGCAAAGACAGATTCTCGACATGCCTGCAAGCAAAAGAAAGTGGTTCTAAGCGAGCGTTTGAAAAAACGTATTGAAGGTCTACTAAAATATGAGAAGTGGAGTCCAGAGCTGATTTCAAAACGATTATCCAAAGAATCCGAAGAATGTGTAAGTCATGAGACAATTTACAAATGGATATGGATTGCAAAACATAGTAATCATAGGGAGCATAAAAACTACAAGAAACTATATATACACTTACGTCATACGGGACGCAGGCAAAAACGAAATAATAAGCAGGATAGACGTGGAGCTATTACAGGAAGAATCGTTATAGATGTACGTCCCGAGGTAGTAGGGAAACGCTCTCGTATCGGGGATATAGAAGTTGACCTCATGATGGGCAGCAATCATAAATCGGCATTATTGGTAATGACCGATAGGACAACTTTGATAACGATGATCGAAAAACTCAAGAGTAAAAATGCAGATGAAGTATATGAGAAAATGAACCGGAGATTGACCAATTTTAGCACATCTTGGATTAAGACCATCACATTCGATAACGGAAAATAA
- a CDS encoding O-antigen ligase family protein, which translates to MEKTNQPKLLLGIFIIFIIVFLNALGPFFQLQQIVTLGLLPFLAGIAFIYDSNSFHSNKKEFFIFLTLFILSLITIYYYKGYDEYTTSLSSLFGAVISAYIVIGLVTNVNYSIYFHIGYILSILFLFGIMVINGNITTDFASALAVRDRFLLNANAYSYFCVFANFSLFYLYLKFKNRLILILLLVLPLLFLIIAFTTQSRAGLLLITLINICFWIFVNKPKTINSFYKVFRKLIILISILLLAFQFIKIYEGSRIQNRVEIKENTKDSRELLIEKGIEVFQENPIFGVGLGQFPLYNKFGLFTHNSYTEILAEQGLVGGILLFSLFLIPTFKSYRNYRRDKKNPLYKFYLLFFITFLIYNNFYVFYKFPFSMMYFFLIITLQKRDTTFQINRE; encoded by the coding sequence ATGGAAAAAACAAACCAACCAAAATTGTTACTCGGTATATTTATAATATTTATTATAGTATTTTTAAATGCACTTGGACCCTTTTTTCAACTTCAGCAAATTGTTACTTTAGGCTTACTACCTTTTTTAGCTGGAATCGCATTTATATATGATAGCAATAGCTTCCATTCTAATAAAAAAGAGTTTTTTATTTTCTTAACACTCTTCATACTTAGTTTGATTACAATTTATTACTACAAAGGCTATGATGAATATACAACTAGTTTAAGTTCATTATTTGGAGCGGTTATATCTGCTTATATCGTAATAGGACTAGTTACAAATGTCAACTATAGTATCTATTTCCATATAGGTTATATATTATCTATACTATTTTTATTTGGAATTATGGTCATTAATGGCAACATCACTACAGATTTCGCCTCAGCCCTTGCCGTACGTGATAGATTTTTATTAAATGCAAATGCATATTCCTATTTTTGCGTTTTTGCTAATTTTTCTTTATTCTACTTATATTTAAAATTTAAGAACAGGTTGATATTAATACTCTTGCTAGTATTACCCTTGTTATTTCTAATTATAGCATTCACAACTCAATCCAGAGCTGGTCTTCTTTTAATTACATTAATTAATATTTGTTTTTGGATTTTTGTTAATAAACCTAAAACAATTAATAGTTTTTATAAAGTCTTCAGAAAGCTAATCATATTAATTTCTATATTACTTTTGGCCTTCCAATTTATAAAAATTTATGAGGGTTCAAGAATTCAAAACAGAGTGGAAATTAAGGAAAACACTAAAGATTCAAGGGAACTATTGATAGAAAAAGGAATCGAAGTATTTCAAGAGAACCCAATTTTCGGAGTAGGCTTAGGCCAGTTTCCATTATACAATAAGTTTGGTTTATTTACTCATAATTCTTATACTGAAATACTTGCTGAACAAGGATTAGTTGGTGGCATTTTACTGTTTTCCCTTTTCTTAATACCAACTTTCAAAAGTTACCGAAACTATAGGCGAGATAAAAAAAATCCTTTATATAAATTTTATTTACTTTTTTTTATAACATTTCTCATATACAACAACTTCTATGTTTTTTATAAATTTCCTTTTTCAATGATGTACTTTTTTTTAATAATTACCCTCCAAAAAAGAGACACTACTTTCCAAATTAATAGAGAATAA
- a CDS encoding lipopolysaccharide biosynthesis protein gives MSFKKKAINGFSWTIFEGIFSQGSVFLVGIVLARLLSPKDFGLVGIITAIITVANSVVEAGFGTALIRKIDATENDFNTVFYTNLLTACVLYFILYITAPSIASFFETPSLNELIKVSGVVLIINAVSLIQRTLLTKILEFKKLGFIAIISSIISGAIAIFMAYSNFEIWSLIAFFILRPFITTILLWLFASWIPKLIFSLESFKELFDYGYKLLIGNLINTAYKNAYYFIIGKFFTPIALGFYTRADQFQTPFSTNIAVAIRRISFPILSNFQNDQKNLKAKFVQFMRYSMFLNFTIMLSIAAMAEPIILLLIGEKWRQSIIYLQLLCIPGLLYPLQILHLNLLLVKGYSNLNLKLEIIKKIILVPIILVTINYSIKHMIWGLVIFSIIEYFINSFYTKKIIKYDLKNQIKDAIPFILIALTTSSVMYAISYLTNLPYHLLVLLQLITGLFVFLITNEVFKTNEYLTMKVKVITIFKKIKDGK, from the coding sequence GTGTCTTTTAAAAAAAAAGCAATAAATGGTTTTAGCTGGACAATATTTGAAGGAATATTTAGCCAAGGCTCTGTGTTTTTAGTGGGTATAGTTTTAGCTAGGCTTCTTAGTCCTAAAGATTTTGGATTGGTAGGTATAATAACCGCAATAATAACTGTTGCTAACTCTGTGGTTGAAGCAGGCTTTGGCACTGCTTTAATTAGAAAAATTGATGCCACCGAAAATGATTTTAATACTGTATTCTACACTAACCTATTAACAGCTTGCGTGCTTTATTTTATACTTTACATTACCGCCCCTAGTATTGCCTCTTTTTTCGAAACACCATCCTTAAATGAATTAATTAAAGTATCTGGCGTAGTTCTTATAATTAATGCAGTATCTCTAATTCAAAGAACCTTACTTACTAAGATTTTAGAATTTAAAAAACTTGGATTCATTGCTATTATTTCTTCTATTATTAGTGGAGCTATTGCCATTTTTATGGCTTACAGCAATTTCGAAATATGGAGTTTGATAGCCTTTTTCATACTTAGACCCTTCATAACAACAATATTGCTTTGGTTGTTTGCATCTTGGATTCCTAAACTTATTTTTTCATTAGAAAGCTTTAAAGAACTATTTGATTACGGTTACAAATTATTAATTGGAAATCTAATTAATACAGCATACAAAAATGCTTATTATTTTATTATTGGTAAATTCTTTACCCCTATTGCATTAGGTTTTTATACAAGAGCTGACCAATTTCAAACTCCTTTTTCAACTAATATAGCTGTAGCAATTAGACGAATAAGTTTCCCGATTTTATCTAATTTTCAGAATGATCAGAAAAATTTAAAAGCTAAGTTTGTACAATTTATGAGATATAGTATGTTTCTGAATTTCACGATAATGTTAAGCATAGCAGCAATGGCAGAACCGATTATTCTACTACTTATAGGTGAAAAATGGCGCCAATCAATAATTTATCTACAATTACTTTGTATACCAGGATTATTATATCCGCTGCAAATTCTTCATCTTAATTTACTACTTGTTAAGGGTTATTCTAATCTAAATTTAAAACTAGAAATAATAAAAAAGATAATTTTAGTACCTATTATATTAGTTACAATAAACTATAGTATAAAGCACATGATTTGGGGCCTTGTTATTTTTTCAATTATAGAATATTTCATAAATAGTTTTTACACTAAAAAAATTATAAAATACGATTTAAAAAATCAAATAAAAGATGCTATTCCATTTATCTTGATAGCTTTGACGACATCATCAGTTATGTACGCAATATCTTACCTCACCAATTTACCCTATCATCTTTTAGTTTTATTGCAACTTATTACAGGATTATTCGTTTTCTTAATTACCAATGAAGTTTTTAAAACTAACGAATATCTAACCATGAAGGTAAAAGTAATAACAATATTTAAAAAAATAAAGGATGGCAAATAA
- a CDS encoding glycosyltransferase: MANKKRIAFLLSIITERGGIGRVTSLISDQLNNIENFEIHIISYAKKGPTSYGWNDEIPYHYLLENQTSMKKGIFKASKRLRNILAFNKIDILISCGQIVGPLGVLSTVFNKTKLIYWSHTSFKGASKKQFRMFNEHITATFSTTLITLTKADEENYSKETLAKRVVQIYNPIDAKLEKQSKMFLPNTNKIISVGRLSFEKNFEDIIDIAKIVKMKYPNLKWHIYGSGEHKKTLEQRIEEKGVKDIVILMGQSNKLYELYNDYSLMVMTSRYEGFPMSLLEGLASQLPLISYDVPTGPNEIIRENINGYLIEPFNQNEMANKIIHLLAHPDKMMEFSRNNKKFKTEYSLKNIINKWEETLMQN, translated from the coding sequence ATGGCAAATAAGAAAAGAATAGCTTTTCTTTTAAGTATAATTACCGAAAGAGGAGGTATAGGCAGAGTAACTTCCCTGATTTCAGACCAACTAAATAATATAGAAAATTTTGAAATCCATATAATCAGCTACGCAAAAAAAGGTCCTACTTCATATGGTTGGAATGATGAAATTCCATACCATTATCTTCTTGAAAATCAAACCTCAATGAAAAAAGGAATTTTTAAGGCGTCTAAAAGATTAAGAAATATTCTAGCTTTTAATAAAATTGACATATTAATATCTTGTGGTCAAATTGTAGGGCCATTAGGCGTTCTTAGTACCGTTTTTAATAAAACAAAGCTAATTTACTGGTCGCATACTAGCTTTAAAGGTGCTTCGAAAAAACAGTTTAGAATGTTTAACGAACATATTACTGCTACATTTTCTACAACTTTAATTACACTAACAAAGGCAGATGAAGAAAATTATTCTAAAGAAACACTAGCTAAGCGGGTAGTACAGATTTATAATCCTATAGATGCAAAATTAGAAAAACAATCAAAAATGTTTCTTCCAAATACTAATAAAATTATAAGTGTAGGGAGACTTTCCTTTGAGAAAAATTTCGAGGATATTATAGACATTGCTAAAATAGTTAAGATGAAATATCCAAATCTTAAATGGCATATTTATGGGTCCGGTGAACATAAAAAAACTTTAGAGCAACGAATTGAAGAAAAAGGCGTAAAGGATATCGTAATTCTAATGGGACAATCTAATAAGCTATATGAACTTTATAATGATTATTCTTTAATGGTAATGACATCTAGATATGAGGGGTTCCCTATGAGCTTACTTGAAGGTTTAGCCTCTCAATTACCTTTAATAAGCTATGACGTTCCTACAGGACCTAATGAAATTATTAGAGAGAATATTAATGGCTATCTAATAGAACCCTTTAATCAAAACGAAATGGCTAATAAAATTATACATCTATTAGCACATCCAGATAAAATGATGGAGTTTTCTCGTAATAATAAAAAATTTAAAACAGAATACAGTTTAAAAAATATAATCAATAAATGGGAAGAAACTTTAATGCAAAATTAA